In Engraulis encrasicolus isolate BLACKSEA-1 chromosome 24, IST_EnEncr_1.0, whole genome shotgun sequence, a single genomic region encodes these proteins:
- the LOC134440965 gene encoding uncharacterized protein LOC134440965, with the protein MALKKDWANKVCHLSVELMKMQRKGKLKPLNIIEKDDTDLFVKFLISLGNRSSHVDIETASEFVCRIYGQRKTRDTNEARYLKLMEMSGNISKESPLANVKRVDCALLPPSRRALEMHVLRARYVSIVWTLATLPCPTDGLSVTDYGWCVKDGLLQPNWFNGPSIPQHLFSAGTESHSQEDSTEEESDEPWSEESEDSDQED; encoded by the exons ATGGCTTTGAAGAAGGACTGGGCCAACAAAGTATGCCACTTATCAGTGGAATTAATGAAAATGCAGAG AAAAGGTAAACTAAAGCCACTGAACATCATCGAGAAAGATGACACCGACTTATTTGTGAAGTTCTTGATCAGCCTGGGCAACAGAAGTAGCCATGTGGATATTGAGACAGCTTCTGAATTTGTCTGCCGCATATATGGACAGAGAAAAACACGAGACACAAACGAGGCACGCTACCTGAAACTGATGGAGATGAGTGGAAACATCAGTAAG GAGAGTCCACTGGCGAATGTGAAGAGGGTTGATTGTGCCTTGCTGCCACCATCACGACGAGCTCTGGAGATGCATGTCCTTAGAGCACGTTATGTGAGTATTGTCTGGACGCTGGCAACACTGCCCTGTCCGACAGATGGCTTGTCAGTGACCGACTATGGGTGGTGTGTGAAAGACGGACTGCTGCAGCCAAACTGGTTCAATGGTCCATCTATTCCGCAACACTTATTCTCAGCGGGTACCGAGTCACACAGTCAGGAGGACAGCACTGAGGAGGAGTCAGATGAGCCTTGGAGTGAGGAATCTGAAGACTCAGACCAGGAGGACTAA